The nucleotide window TACGTTGCGTTGCCGAATTTAGTGCCATAATCTCAAAATGTACACCACCATATTCACCATGGGTAAGTAGCAAATAACGAAATAGAACAAATACAAGCTagttcatgaaaaaaaaaatatatatatattctgacTTCGTCCTTGAAACTGATTACTTCTCCCACGCTCTTAAAATATGTTGAAGATAGacacaaaataatataaattagtAGAAACCCTTAACTCCGTGCGACCGTCGTAAACGTACCATATTGATGGGTGGGTTGGGTTGAAGGTGGAAAAATAAATATGGATGGATAAAGGGGAGGGAGATAGTGGTTGGTAGGCCACGGCTGTACGGAAGGAATAATTCTGAGTTGATGTGAGAAGGTTCTTTGCCCGTCAAGTCCTATCTATAATTCTTTTATATCGATTGACCTTATCAAGATAAATATGGAGCTCAAATTTTACAAGGACCTTGATTTCTCATGTGATGAGACACAAGAGGTGACACTTTTGTTTAGTGATTCGAATAGTTTATATTATAATTCATGTATTTATATATCATTGTTATAGAAAGTTAGACAAATTCAAAAATGCAAAAGCGTTCAACTAAAGTGAAGAAAATAGACGAATATAGTACTTCAAAGAAACACTAAAATGACTACCATTTAATCGAACATTTATATTGTTTCTTGTGTTGATGACTTTTTGGTAAAGATGATCTTTGagataaaactttaaaaataaatgGTTAAATTATTGAATTATAAGTGGTTTGGATCCTTGAAGAATGTTACAAAGTGAGCCTTACAAAATAGGTGTTAAAATGTGTGTAAAAAATTAGCGCTCTCCTATCCTAATCCCTATATATTCTACATTAATATTTAGGATGATTACAGACACCCCACAATTTATTAaacattttcaatttaaaattttaatattatatGACTTGTATGCACAAATATGAAATAACTATTTATGCCCTTCAAGGTTGTATGTGTTTTGTTGGTTCACCCATATCTAATGTGAGATAACCTTACATGCCAAATCATCTTCAAACTCTCAATACTCTTCTCACCCTCGATTGAAGAAAGATGTAAATAATCACACCCCGACAATACTTTCCAAGGGAAAACAAAGAGGCGAGTTATACTCTAGGGTATAGCAGTATATTTTATTACGTGCTATAACGTGAGTGAATTGTAAAAATTAACctaaaaaagagaaaacaaattaataaataatcgTCGAAGCCTTTTTATGGGAAAACTCTAATAGTTATTAACTATATATTGGGGTGTCTAAGTAATCAAGAACAATAAAATCTGATTAAGTAACTCGTATGAATGTTGATAAGGAAGTAGGTTAAGGGCATATGTTGGAATAAGTCCATaccaatccaaacaatgtgtcCTAATGTTGGTACATCTAGAACAACCCCACTCTTAGAACGAGTTAATCAGAACCATTGAAAATTAGACAATATGGTCCAATTAAAGGTGACTCGGGTAGGTACGTGGGTGGTTGCTTGAGTGGCTAAAAGGATATAGAGCTTATCCTCTTTTGTTCGTACCATAACATAAGTCAATTATTTCAAACCATGAGTGAGAAGATAATGAAGAATCTTAGGGTAAGGCAATGTATGAAAAGGAAACAACCAGGGCAATGAGcatgttttcttaattttattattatttttttttaagaaaagaaTTGGGAGACAGTGGAGTACATGGATTCTTACATGTTATATAGATTAGCTACAGGTCCACATTTACCATAATTTTAAGTTAAGAAAAATTGTCAATtgcatatttgatttattttttaatatacttGCATTCATGTCTCACTCATTGCAAATATTGTATTTCCGCCGcataaattttataattagaatagttcaatttcttaatcttcataTGACGATTATTCACAAAATTTAAATCAAAGATTTAGTCattcaaatatttcaaataaATGGGCGGTCATGAATATGTTACTTGGTATCACACTGTTGATTTATTCTATACATTTGGACTGGATGCATAAACAATGTCATATtcggttaattttttttttgtaaagatgattttcaaataaaaattaagaaattgaacgattctaattataaaattatACAATGAAAATACGTTCTTCCAAAAAAATCTAAAGCATTATAGGAACCAAAAATCACTTGTGATAGGTATGCACTTTTGTAGGAACCAAGCAATCTAATCCAcaatgacacacctcgacctggGAAGGTCGAAGCATGTTGGCCATCACCGTAAGGTGACGtaccataagggtaagtgatgtgaaaaagtgaataaatttaaaactaattagaactagatatactaaatagtgaaagagtgcgcaatCGTGGGAAGAATCCACTACaattatgtaataagtgtactttagttactttgactactcttctgtagtctcactgtctattGCGCTCTAAATAGTTGTAGTGGGTTCTTCCCACGATTGCGTACTCTTTCACTATTTAGTATATctagttctaattagttttaaatttctttactttgtcacatcacttacccttatggttacatCACCTTACGGTGATGGCCAATATGCTTCGACCTTCCCAGGTcaaggtgtgtcagtttggtatcagagtcaatcccTGGTCGAAAGTGTGCTaacgaggatgtcgggccctaaggggggtggattgtaacatcccacatcgcccatggaagtggatcatgtaagccttatatgtatattctcatctctacctagcacgaagctttttgggagctcactagcttcagaGTTCATCGGAACTCGGAAGTTAAGTGAGTAGTGCAcaagagcactcccatgatgggtgacccattgggaagttctcgtgtgagttcctagaaacaaaaccataagggcgtggtcggggcccaaaatggacaatatcgtgctacggtggagtcgagcccgagatgtggtgggggcccaggcgGGGGATGTGACACACAAACTCTTTATGTACATGTGTTATATATTctttgtatatatacatatatgcccCAAAAGAATGTGCTAATTAGctcaaactttaatacatttaCATGAAACTTCTTTGGAATTATTATCCATAAGTTTCTTTTGTTcttctcttctccttctctttttctttaccAAGATCTATGGGTCTCACAAAATATGACAACTACACAAAAAGGGAAGATAGCTGGGTAATCATGGAAGGAGATCATGATGATATGTACGACACAACATCCTCGACATCGATTTCGAATAGATCATCGACATCTTCATCGGACTTAGTAGATGATGCATCTTCATCGTCAATGTCGTCGTCATGTTCTTCTTCCCTTCATTCTCATGGATCGTTGTTCGACTTGTCAGATCTCATGGCTCAGCTACCCATCAAGTAAGAatatagaaaaaggaaaagccaTTTCATCAAAAATATATTTCTAATTTCTTTTCCATTAATTTATAACCACGATACATAGTTTTAGGTTTTGGATGTTGGATAGTTTTGGCATTCacatattattaatatatttccAAATTTCCATAAAAGGTTATATTatgtaataaaaaaagaattattattagcactccaaaattctcattGTGGACGCCAAACTTTTgtagaaggaaagaaaaatatatttgcgaggagtgcacaatgagatttttggagtggaaATAATAGttcccataaaaaaaaaggaaaactaatgaaaagggcttgaaaactttgagttttaatgataaggacaaaataaagggtaaagtgaatagtactaggattgactttttagtgtaaaaatgtgatttttcgttaaagtgaacagtaccgggaacttttcgttaaagttccctaaaaaaaaatgaaacatctAATTTAATTAGCATCATCATTTTTCATTTGCCACACAAAACATTGAAAGTATGAAACATTTGATTAAgtatgctaaaaaaaaaaaaattagactaGTTGGCGAGGGCAGTATAATCGCTTTCTTAGACTCAAATTTAAATGTCTTACCATATATTCCAATTGTTTAGAATATCGTATGTCAAAAGATTTGTTAGCATTTTGCTAAGTTTCTTATGATATATGTACAGAAGAGGACTTTCAAAGTATTTTGAAGGCAAGTGCCAATCCTTTACATCTTTATCAAAGGCCAAGAGCATTGAAGATCTTGCAAAGAAAGAGTCTCCATATAAACAAAGAAAGGCAATAAAAGCAAGCAAGAGCTATGGCGGTGGCTTGAGTTCTTACAGATCGTACACACTTCCGAAGGCCACCATTTCTAAGAGTAAGAAGCCATCAACTACTACATCTTTTTCCAGCAGAGCTAGAGGCAGCTCTTTCGGCATAAATAACAATATGCTCCCTCCAATTCCAGTAAGAAAGTAGTTTTACTTACGTACGTGTGCCGGTGTGCACGTAAACTACGCAGTGTATACTTGttaatatatttcttttttttttgggtcgaaGTATACTTGTTAGTATTTTGGACCTCTCCCGTCTGTGGACCTTGGTACTGGCTTTTACACTTTCAGCTGCGTATATTAACATCTAGAATTTAGAATATAGGCATAGATTCCATGCATGATCtgagaaaaaaggaaagaagatTGGGATGAATCTTAATTGAATATACATTAACGGTTCCTCTAAGAAAGCTCAACCTGTATAAATAGGGATGACAATGGAGCGGAATGGATTGAGTTTGCTTGCCCTCCCATCTGGGACATCCCCTGATTCTCCCCCTACCCCAAGGGAATGCATTCCCAAAAAGGATCTGGTTCTCCATATCATCCataaaagtttgatttaaaTGACAATACTTCTTTCCAATCTGGAAACGAGGGCTTCTGCCTTCCCTGCTAATGTGACATTATTTTACTATACAATAAGTATAATTGAAATTGTTTATACTCATTATCATCACTAAAGGTTATctctaaaaaaattattcaatttgaAGACCATTTAATCATCCACATGTGTCGAATAAATCGATGATTAAGATAACAGGAGATGAACCCTCAATTTCTTTCATTTACCATGAATACCGCCTTTGATCAATATCACACCGACTGCCTTAGATCCTAAAAATGTTTTACTTATGGTGGCTGTCAGCTACGCATAAATACTATTGAGGAAACATTTAAAGGTTGATAGATTACTTTAGGGCAAACAATTGCATGAATGCATCAATCGATCGTCAGATCGCGAGTGAAATCGCGGGTTCATCAGATTGCAGTTGTGGTTGTCAGTGGGGTGGTCAGGCAGCAACAGTGGGGCAGACAAAACGAATGCGGCCTGACGCGGTGGTGACCTGATGCGGGCAGCTGTGAGTGGCGCGGGTCTGATGCAGGTGCAATACGGGTTGGTGGGTTCAACAAATCTTGTCAGGCGGGCTTGGTCGGCATAGCGGCAGATGTGCAGCAGCACATCATAACAACAAAAGCTGATAAGTATATATAGAATAAAAGATTCCCTTCTGAATGCTTAGGACTGAAAATTATGTAGCCTTGGACAATCATTCCATTAAAATAGAATTTGTCGCATACACAACTCAGTGCATTGATTTTGTTCTGCATTAAATCAGAAATTCTGAAGAAGACTGAAGCCCTAAATGGCTTTCTTCCACAGATGATCATATAATCAACAATAACAAGAAAAAATCATCATATGTTGTTCAAATCATGTAATACCAGTAGAATCGGAAAACAACTGAACTtgactttcaattttaattttagtttcgaAGAACTTACTCTGGAGAACAAGCATGAATATccagcagcggaagcatttatcaCAGATATTATAGTACTTGAGATCAGGTTTGAACCATCATGAAACACCCAGATTATTAAAATTGAAATCcagaaaggaagaggaagaacgAAGAGTCGTAATTACGATTCATTAAAACCCCAAACTAGATAGGTTTCGAATTCTAACTCAAGAAAATCAAACAatcatattttattaaaacGCACCGTTTTTCCTATGCTCAGTTTTAGGTCTGAAGCCAATTTCGAAACCTGAAgaatgatgttttttttttttttttttcgaattcgTTCAATTTTATTGATTGAATTTAAGAACATGAACccaaggctctgataccacatgttaaACTTATTACACCGATCagattcagtttcataaatcaCAACCAAGATCAAAACACAGAACACTAATCCTTATAAAAGTAAAACATACTGACCTGAAGAATTTCCATTGAATGCAGCCATGAGTGTTCACTGCTAATTTGAACGCAACAACTCTTCTTCTCTCTGTCAGGATACTAATGCTCTAACCAAAAATAGGACTCAGTTCCAACAAGAGCGTGCACCTGTGAGAGAAGAGattgccatatatatatatatatatgtacacacatatCCTTCTCACATTAGAATATGGATtccctattaaaatccttataGAAAACTACTTAAGTCTTCCTAATTCAAATCAGTTTATCTCTGCAATAGAATCCTCTACTGCCAAGAACTGAGTTCCATCTTCTATAAGGTTTTCTTATTCTTATTGGACTCAAACTGttggaatatgattatgataacatGGTTTTCACAATATGTGTAATCATATGTGAAGGTACACCATAACATTGGTGTACTAATATACATATGATTGTAGTGaaataagttaattaattaataaagaaaataatataatataatattattaattaattaattaaaggatataAACAGTTATATTCCAACCTGAGAAGTTATAACTTCTCCTGAAGAACACAACTTCTCCAGAAAGGTTACTTGCATATCTATATATTTGTAAATTCCTTTCTGTCAGAAAAACATTCAATTCGATATTCACTCTGTTCATATCCTTCACACCATATTGTGATCGATAGTCCAACGACATCCGTTTCCGATCCTGTTAAAAAACAATTACCAACAGTGGTCTCAGAGCCTGGTTTTCATGAATCAAGATAATTTACCCAATCATTCGAAATCCCATCCTACAACCCGTTTGAACCTAGGCCTGAATTAACCCAACAATTTGAACTTTATTCCCCTACACCATTACTTTCGACAGAGAACAAAATTCTTTCTGAAATTGAACCATTTCATCATACAAATTCATCCGACAATTATCAGAATTCAGAAAGGTTTTACAGTCCCATTAGGCCCTCAGACAATCCATTTCACTCGGGATTTTTGCCTGCAAAAACCGAATCTACACAAgaatttgaaactacaagtgCAAATCCCTTTCCTAGATTTTGGTCACCAAGTCCAAGGGATTTACCTGCACCTTTAAGTCTGATTCGAAGTCATCCTCTGCCTCCACCGTGGTCTCGCCTTCCACCGTGGACTCGCCGGCGTGGTCGTAATCTTCCACCGTGGTCACGTCCTCCAGCCGCAGTCTCGTCCTCTTGCGGTAATACACAACACCGTCGACATCGATTTCTTCGAAGACAAATTGTTTCTGCTGTTCGTGATTACCCACCGGGCTGCGGGACAAATTTTATTAAGAAAGGAGAACGATCGTATTTTTCCCAGAGAGAGTGCTttgaaaataaggaaaactaatgaaaagggcttgaaaactttgagtttgaatgataaggacaaaataaagggtaaagtgaatagtatcaggattgactttttagtgtaaaaatgtggtttttcgttaaagtgaacagtaccgggtgcttttcgttaaagttcccttgaaaataaagaagaaagggGGCATTGCtttgaaaataaagaagaagaatattgtTTTGACCATAAAAAGGTTGAATTTAATTTGGAGGAGGCTTCACGTGGGGAAGATACAAAAGCCACTAGTTTTGGTGATTTGTTGGAACCTAACAGTGCAGAGGCATCACGTGGGAAGCCAACAAAATATAAAGGATTTTGTGGTTCTAAGCAATTTGACGGTACATTGAAAAGTGAACTTGCTTTTGGGAAGTCTTCACGTGGGAAACAGTGTGAAAAGACAAAGTGTTGTCCATCACAAAGTCAAAATCAGCTCTTTAATTCTGAGCATTTCATACAAAGGCAAAGCCACTAACTCCATATGAATTATGGCATAGGCGAAAACCCGATTTATCAAACTTAAGAGTTTGGGGTTGTAAAGCGCATGTCCTCATTCCAAAGCCATTAAGaaataaattacaagcaaaGACTTTGGAATGTAAATTCATAGGATATCCTGATAATAGTATCGGATATAGGTTTTATCATCCTGAGAAAGGATTGATCGAAAGTAGAGATGCTACTTTTATTGAAACTACTGATTTGTTTAAACCAATACACGAATTGGAATCTTTAGAAGAAGCAAATTCTCCTATGGATGATCAAGATTTCCATATTGATTTAGACTTGTCTCATGATGCTGACATTGACAATGATCAAGTGGGAGACGTTAACATGGGTGATCATAGCAATGTCGATCATGACATACACATGGATGATGATCATGATATTATCATGGAAGATATAAATAGTGGGAGAAATGATCAAATCAGTGGGagtaaaagaaaaagggaaccaTCTAGAAGTTTGAAAGATcactttgttttcaattttgagGAGGTAGATCATTCAGTGGGAGATCCAGACCCAAGGAATTATAAAGAAGCAATGGATAGTTTTGAGTCTGAACAATGGCAACAAGCAATGAATGAAGAACTAGATTccataaagaaaaatgaagtttgGGAATTGGTTGATCTACCTAATGGAAGAAAGCCCATCGGTTGTAAATGGGTACTTCGTAAGAAGTACAAATCAGATGGTACCCTGGATAAGTTTAAGGCTCGACTTGTagctaagggttatactcaaaaTCCTGGTATAGATTTTGTGGACACTTACTCTCCAGTTGCGAAGTTTACATCCATTCGTATACTTATGGCAATTGTTGCTAGAATGGATTTAGAACTTCATCAGTTAGATGTCAAAACAGCATTCTTGAACGGAGATTTGAAGGAAGACATCTATATGATTCAACCCGAAGGATATCATGTCAAAGGACATGAAAACAAAGTCTATAAATTAAGAAAGTCGTTGTACGGTCTTAaacaatcatcaagacaatggTATTTAAAGTTCCACCAAGCCATTATAGAAATGGGCTACAAAATAAATCCATTGGATCATTGTGTTTACTCTTGGAAGTGCCAAGATAATTTTTGTATGTTGTCACTGTATGTAGATGACATCTTACTTGCAGGTAACTCTATAGATATGATTGAAAAGACTAAGTCATATATGGGAtccaaatttgaaatgaaagatatgGGAGAGTATCTTATGTTCTAGGAATTAAAATTACTAGGGATAGAGATGCCAAAACACTctatttggatcaacaaaattatctggataaaatatttaaaagattTAATATGCAAGATTGCAAGCCAGTTAGTACACCTGTTTGTAAAGGAATGATGCTTTCCAAAAATATGTGTCCGGTACATAAGCAAGACATCATTGATATGCAAAATGTTCCATATGCCCAAGCAGTTTGAAGTTTGATGTATGCTATGACCAGCATAAGACCTGACATATGTCATGCAGTTGGATTGGTAAGTAGATATCAATCCAACCCCGGAAAGCAACATTGGACGGCAGTAAAGAGAATTATTAGACATCTAAAAGGCACCCATAGTATGAAACTATGTTTCGGATTAAATGATCTAGATTTAGTTTGTTATTGCGATGCAGATTTCGCAGGCGACTTGGATGACAAAAAGTCAACAAGTGGTAACATTGTCTTGTTTGGAGGAACGACTGTTTCTTGGTTAAGTAAGAAACAAAGCTGTGTTGCAAAGTCTACCATGGAAGCAGAATACATATCTTGTAGCACAGCGGTTAGTACTGCAGTATGGGCTAAACGATTTATCGATAATTTAAATATAGGTATACCTAAGGAGCACGTCAATGTGTTTTGTGATAATAAGTCCGCCAGTTTTCTGATAAAGAGTGGAGCAAATAGTTCCAAAGGAAAACACATTGATGTTAAATATCACTATGTACAAGATATAGTGGAGAAAGGAGAGGTAGAGGTCGACTACATACCCTCCGAAGAGATGGTGGCCGATCCGATGACCAAGGGATTGTCTCTGGAAAAATTCAGAGAGCATGTGACTACAATGGGTTTGCAAAACATCTAGATGTGTTGTAGTGTGAGACGTGCGGCGGGCATCGTTGTATGGTTTTAGGGACGCCTGAAACATGGACAAGTAGATGCGACTCTATCTGGTTCTTTAGTACTTGGTCGGTTAAAGATAGAGGGCACTAGCGAGGTAACCAGGTTATAATAAATCGTCTTGAAAGTAAAATCCATAATAAGCTTCAAgaaataatttatataacacTGTGGCGTATAGTGCGGGGCTAAGTCATCATTTGTAACCGGGTATGGATTGTTTTTCCTAGTTACTTGGATATGATGCCATTTTACTAAAGAGTAAAATGTCATCAGATTAAGTGGAATGGTGCGCACCAGGTAAAGAAGCCACATATCTGATGTTACATTCAATTTGTTTATGAGTAATACTCTTGAGAAACAAATCAGAATAGGAAACCATTTATGTCATCATAATCAAGTGGGAGATGttggaatatgattatgataacatGGTTTTCACAATATGTGTAATCATATGTGAAGGTACACCATAACATTAATATACATATGATTGTAGTGaaataagttaattaattaataaagaaaataatataatataatattattaattaattaattaaaggatatgAACAGTTATATTCCAACCTGAGAAGTTATAACTTCTGCTGAAGAACACAACTTCTCCAGAAAGGTTACTTGCATATCTATATATTTGTAAATTCCTTTATGTCAGAAAAACATTCAATTCGATATTCACTCTGTTCATATCCTTCACACCATATTGTGATCGATAGTCCAACGACATCCGTTTCCGATCCTGTTAAAAAACAATTACCAACACAAACAACTAATGCCCAATCATCTTATCTCATATTCATATTCTTACAGGTCAGGGAACGAAGCATCTGGAGTCAGGGATGGCAGCAGGTACAACAGCGGTGCGAGACAGAGGTGTAGCAGTGGTGTGGTGGATCGGTCAGATCGGCGGGTCGGGTTGGGGCTGCAGGCAGCAGTCTAGTGCGGGTCGAAGGCAGTACGTAGGTGGTGGTCTGGTACATCAACGGGTGAATTTTTGTGATAGGACGTGATGGATCAGGCAACAGTAGCGCGGGCTGGGATCTGGTTGCAGGTTCCTTCAGTGCTGGCGTTACAGGTATGCGGGAGGGATACAAGTGGTTTGACAATGGCGTACAGATGGTGGTGCCAGATGGGACGGAACTGGGTTCGTCAGGACGTTCAAGACAGGCGTGAGATGGTGGTGGATTCGTCGTTGCGGAGGGAACAAGAACAAACATAGCGGCTGGTGGCTCGGCGCGACTCCGGCTTCAGATTTTAACagattatttttctttcttttttttttgtttttttttgtaagaacAACGAAaggggaaatttggaaaaataactaaattttagatctcatatataattataaccattattttaattttatgataattataatcaaaactTGATGTAAACGTATTAATATATCCTTAATACTAGGGTTTCTCATAACAACCACAATACAACTTTTAAACTACCTTAAAATGTTGAGGATTATTGCAGATTGAGGCCACTGAATTCGCTTTCTCTTTAATTAGCAAGACAATCTATGAGAATGTTCTTAAGAAGGTACTAATTTCATggctaattattatttttttaattagatacTTGGATTTAGTGTTTCATTGACTAAATTGCATACATTCCGATATATTTTTCCAGTGGATGAAGAAAGAATACAAAATTGCATATGCAAAGTGAATagtgaaaacaaaaaagtgatgaagattaatttctcattttaagatagtttaaggcctcgtttggcacttcggactgtactgactatttatgtcggatatgataaaTAGCcatcggatagtactgactaaattagttgggcgtttggtgcagtctcGGATTAATGACCTTATTATTTATATTGTGTTTGGTACTGAACCAGATAagataagagaaaaaaaaaatcaacaattcTATCCAGTAAACCACAACAAAGCAATACTTCAACACCCAATCAAC belongs to Malus sylvestris chromosome 17, drMalSylv7.2, whole genome shotgun sequence and includes:
- the LOC126610967 gene encoding protein OXIDATIVE STRESS 3-like isoform X1; this translates as MGLTKYDNYTKREDSWVIMEGDHDDMYDTTSSTSISNRSSTSSSDLVDDASSSSMSSSCSSSLHSHGSLFDLSDLMAQLPIKRGLSKYFEGKCQSFTSLSKAKSIEDLAKKESPYKQRKAIKASKSYGGGLSSYRSYTLPKATISKSQGTKHLESGMAAGTTAVRDRGVAVVWWIGQIGGSGWGCRQQSSAGRRQYVGGGLVHQRVNFCDRT
- the LOC126610967 gene encoding protein OXIDATIVE STRESS 3-like isoform X2, with protein sequence MGLTKYDNYTKREDSWVIMEGDHDDMYDTTSSTSISNRSSTSSSDLVDDASSSSMSSSCSSSLHSHGSLFDLSDLMAQLPIKRGLSKYFEGKCQSFTSLSKAKSIEDLAKKESPYKQRKAIKASKSYGGGLSSYRSYTLPKATISKSKKPSTTTSFSSRARGSSFGINNNMLPPIPVRERSIWSQGWQQVQQRCETEV